The following are encoded together in the Zingiber officinale cultivar Zhangliang chromosome 8A, Zo_v1.1, whole genome shotgun sequence genome:
- the LOC122010881 gene encoding beta-glucosidase 26-like codes for MDFQISQSLFCFSSFVFFLLLSFEPCQASNAVHGLSREAFPEGFVFGTAASAYQVEGMALKGGRGPSIWDAFVRIPNTIAGNATADVTVDEYHHYKEDVDIMKDFNFDAYRFSISWSRIFPNGTGKVNWEGVDYYDRLIDYLIQQGITPYANLYHYDLPLALNEEYLGWLSPKIVDAFADYADFCFERFGDRVKNWFTFNEPRCIAALGYDDGLHAPGRCTGCQAGGNSTIEPYIAAHNLILSHAAAVKRYREKYQKEQKGMIGILLDFVWYEPYTYSVQDKAAAQRARDFHIGWFLHPLTYGHYPESMQVIVKERLPKFTKEQAKMVKGSYDYVGVNQYTSYYMKDAGVADTKPVSYQADWHVDFKYDRDGVPIGPLANSYWLYIVPWGLYKAVTYVKETYRNPVIIVAENGMDQPRNATLPEVLQDTTRVNYFKSYITNLKRAMDDGATVIGYFAWSLLDNFEWRLGYTARFGIVYVDFKNEKRFPKNSAYWFKKILQRKSN; via the exons ATGGATTTCCAGATATCGCAATCACTCTTCTGCTTTTCTTCCTTCGTCTTCTTCCTTTTACTCTCTTTTGAGCCATGTCAGGCCTCTAATGCCGTCCATGGTCTCAGCCGCGAAGCCTTCCCGGAGGGATTTGTGTTTGGGACAGCAGCATCTGCTTATCAAGTGGAAGGGATGGCGCTCAAAGGAGGAAGAGGACCCAGCATTTGGGACGCCTTCGTTAGAATCCCAA ATACAATCGCCGGCAACGCTACTGCTGATGTTACAGTTGATGAGTACCATCATTATAAG GAAGATGTTGATATCATGAAAGATTTCAATTTTGATGCGTATCGATTCTCAATTTCTTGGAGTAGAATATTTCCAA ATGGAACGGGTAAAGTCAATTGGGAAGGTGTAGATTATTACGATAGACTAATTGATTATTTGATACAACAAG GCATTACTCCATATGCAAATCTTTATCACTACGATCTTCCTTTGGCTCTTAATGAGGAGTACTTGGGTTGGTTAAGCCCGAAAATAGT GGATGCATTTGCGGACTATGCCGATTTTTGTTTTGAGAGATTTGGTGATAGAGTCAAGAATTGGTTCACCTTTAATGAGCCTAGGTGTATAGCGGCTCTTGGGTATGATGATGGTCTTCATGCCCCAGGAAGATGTACTGGTTGTCAAGCTGGGGGAAACTCGACCATTGAGCCTTATATTGCGGCACATAATCTTATTCTATCTCATGCGGCTGCAGTGAAAAGATATCGTGAAAAATATCAA AAAGAACAAAAAGGCATGATTGGAATCCTTTTGGATTTTGTATGGTATGAACCTTATACTTACTCAGTGCAAGACAAAGCCGCAGCTCAAAGAGCTAGGGATTTCCACATTGGATG GTTCCTTCACCCTCTAACATATGGACACTATCCAGAATCAATGCAAGTCATTGTCAAAGAAAGACTCCCTAAATTCACTAAAGAACAAGCGAAAATGGTGAAAGGTTCATACGATTATGTGGGGGTCAATCAATATACATCTTACTATATGAAGGATGCCGGAGTGGCTGATACGAAACCTGTTAGCTATCAAGCTGACTGGCATGTCGACTTCAAAT ACGACCGAGATGGTGTGCCTATTGGTCCCCtg GCTAATTCATATTGGCTCTACATAGTTCCATGGGGACTCTACAAAGCCGTGACCTATGTAAAGGAAACTTATCGTAATCCCGTCATCATTGTAGCCGAGAATG GAATGGATCAACCAAGAAATGCCACTCTTCCAGAAGTCTTGCAAGATACAACGAGAGTTAACTACTTCAAGAGCTACATTACTAACTTAAAGAGGGCTATGGATGATGGCGCTACTGTGATAGGATATTTTGCATGGTCTCTTCTCGACAACTTTGAATGGAGGTTGGGCTACACAGCGAGATTTGGTATAGTATATGTAGATTTCAAGAATGAGAAGCGGTTCCCTAAGAATTCAGCTTATTGGttcaaaaaaattctacaaagGAAGTCAAATTGA
- the LOC122010882 gene encoding probable CCR4-associated factor 1 homolog 11, whose translation MAVAVVNNNDMLISSSAFSTSASRVEVRSVWAHNLDEEFALIRSVVPFHPFVALDTEYPGVVVASKNPYCTLTLSQRYELIRANVEALRIVQAGLTLSDAAGNLPCAIYSDGTCVRYVWEFNFRDFDISRDRYAPSSVELLKANGIDFQKNQVWGIDSCRFAQHLATSGLLSFGHFSSVSWVTFQGAYDFAFLVKMLTCDCKLPKTVHEFLHLVHFFFGKRVFDVKHLSKHCPGLYGGLERVASTVRVERAVGSRHQSGSDSLLTWQVFYQIRRNWF comes from the exons ATGGCTGTTGCAGTCGTCAACAATAACGATATGCTAATTTCCTCTTCCGCCTTCAGCACCAGCGCCAGCAGAGTCGAGGTTCGCTCCGTGTGGGCTCATAACCTTGACGAGGAGTTCGCCCTTATCCGCTCCGTCGTCCCGTTCCACCCCTTCGTCGCATTGGACACCGAGTATCCTGGCGTCGTCGTCGCTTCCAAAAATCCCTACTGCACCCTCACCCTCTCCCAGCGCTACGAATTGATCCGCGCCAACGTCGAGGCCCTCCGCATCGTCCAGGCCGGTCTCACCCTCTCCGACGCCGCCGGCAACCTCCCATGTGCCATCTACAGCGACGGCACTTGTGTGCGTTACGTGTGGGAATTTAATTTCCGCGACTTCGACATCAGCCGCGACCGTTACGCCCCTTCCTCCGTCGAGCTGCTCAAGGCTAATGGCATCGACTTCCAAAAGAATCAAGTATGGGGCATCGACTCTTGCAGATTCGCCCAGCACTTGGCCACCTCCGGCTTGCTTTCCTTTGGCCATTTTTCTTCCGTCTCCTGGGTTACCTTCCAAGGCGCCTATGACTTCGCCTTCCTAGTCAAGATGCTGACATGCGACTGCAAATTACCAAAGACCGTTCATGAGTTCTTGCACCTTGTTCACTTCTTTTTCGGCAAAAGGGTGTTCGATGTGAAGCACCTTAGCAAGCATTGTCCTGGGCTTTACGGAGGATTGGAGCGGGTGGCCTCTACCGTCCGAGTTGAGCGAGCAGTGGGCTCTCGACATCAGTCCGGCTCCGATAGCTTATTAACATGGCAGGTGTTCTACCAAATC aggagaaattggttttga